A segment of the Marinobacter arenosus genome:
AGATCGGTCTTGGCCAGCATGGCGGCGCGCTCGGCCAGGGCCGGATCGCTGCCGATGGCGTCCGCAATCTTCTTCGCGAGGGCAGCCACCCGGACCGACTTGTCGTAGATGCTGCCCAGCTTTTCCTGGAACACGATCGGTTTGAGCAGGTCGATACGGTCTTCCAGCCGGGTCTTGCGATCGGTTTCGTAGAAAAACGCGGCGTCGGACAGGCGCGGACGAATCACCTTTTCGTTACCGGAGATAACCTGGGACGGGTCCTTGCTATCGATGTTTGCCACGGTGATGAACAGCGGCAGCATTTCGCCGTCGGCGGCGACCACGTGGAAGTACTTCTGATGCTCCTTCATGGAGGAGATCAGCGCTTCTGCAGGTACCTCCAGGAAGCGTTCCTCGAAACGGCCCATCAGTGGCACGGGCCATTCGTTCAGGGCGGTGACTTCGTCGAGCAGGTCGTCATCAATGACCGCCTTGCCGCCGGCTTCGCGCTCGGCCAGCTCGGCCACACCGGCCCGGATCAGTTCGCGGCGCTCGGCGAAATCGGCAATGACATAGCCTTCCTGCTTGAGCACGACCTCGTAATCGCTGGGTGTCGGCACGATCAGGGCTTTCGGGCAGTGGAAGCGATGGCCGCGGGTCTTGTTGCCGGGTGCCAGGCCCATGATCGGCGCATCAATGACCTTGTTGCCGAACAGCAGGACGACCCAGTGCACCGGGCGGACAAACTCGGTCCGGTGTGCGCCCCAGCGCATGCGCTTGGGGATGGGCAGCGCCGCCAGGGACTGTTCGACCAGTTCCGGCATCAGTTCGACGGTGGGCTTGCCCTGTTCGACGGTGCGGTAGACCACCCACGCACCCTTGTCGGTTTCCAGGGTGTCGAGCTGGTCCGGAGTGACGCCGAGGGAGGTGGCAAAGCCGGTCAGTGCGCGGGTCGGGTTGCCGGCGTCATCGAAGGCGGCTTTCACCGCCGGGCCGCGTTTCTCGACGGGCTTGTCCGGTTGGGCATCGGACAGATCCCGAACCCGGACCGCCAGACGACGAGGGGCGGCAAAGGCTTCGACCTTGCCGAACTCGATGCCGGCGTCTTCCAGGCCCCGGGCAATGCCCTGGGTGAACGCATCAGACAGTGGCTTGAGTGCTTTCGGGGGCAGTTCTTCGGTGCCCAGTTCGACCAGAAAATCCTGTGTTGCCATGGTTACGCGTTCCCCTGTTCCTGCTGTACCTTCTTCGATTTCTTGCCTTTCTTGCCGTTGGTCTTGTCATCGGCGGCATCTGCCGCGGCCAGCACTTCCTCGCGCAAGGCCTCGGGCGCCAGCGGGAAGCGGAGTTTTCGGCGGCTGTCGAAGTAGGCTTGGGCCACGGCCCGCGCCAGGGTACGTACCCGCAGGATGAAACGCTGGCGCTCGGTCACCGAGATGGCGTGCCGGGCATCCAGCAGATTGAAGGTGTGGGACGCCTTGAGCACCTGCTCGTAGGCCGGCAGGGCGAGGCCGGCGTCAATCAGGCGGGCGCTCTCGCGCTCGTGGACGTCAAAGCTGTGGAACAGGAAGTCGGTGTCCGCATGCTCAAAGTTGTAGGTGGACATCTCGACTTCCTGCTGATGGAAAACGTCGCCGTACGTGACCACGCCGTCCGGACCCTCGGTCCAGACCAGGTCGTAGACGCTGTCCACGCCCTGCAGGTACATGGCGATGCGCTCAAGACCGTAGGTGAGCTCACCGGTCACCGGGTAGCATTCAAGGCCGCCAACCTGCTGGAAGTAGGTAAACTGGGTCACCTCCATGCCGTTGAGCCAGATTTCCCAGCCCAGGCCCCAGGCGCCCAGGGTTGGAGATTCCCAGTTGTCTTCGACGAACCGGATGTCGTGGACCAGCGGGTCCAGCCCCAGCGCCTTCAGCGAGTCGAGGTAGAGTTCCTGGATATTGTCCGGCGACGGTTTCAGCACCACCTGGAACTGGTAGTAATGCTGGAGGCGGTTCGGGTTTTCCCCGTAGCGGCCGTCAGTGGGGCGGCGACTGGGCTGAACGTACGCGGCATTCCAGGTTTCCGGCCCGATGGCCCGCAGGAAAGTCGCCGGGTGAAACGTACCGGCACCCACTTCCATGTCCAGTGGCTGGAGTACCACGCAGCCGTGCTGCGCCCAGAAATTCTGCAGAGCCATGATCAGGCCCTGAAAGGTCCTGATGTCCGGAGCGGTGTTTTTCGTTGCCTTGTCTGTCACGACGTTTGCCTACTGATCGGTCTGAGTGTGGCGCCCCGATTCCGCCGGGGCACTCTGAAAAAAGGCGCATTATACGCTTGCCAAAGCGGTATTTCTAAGAGGAGTTCACTGCGTTGATTTTGAACTAGAAGAACGTCAGCCCCACCTGGAACAGTTTTTCCACATCCCGGATCCGGGATTTGTCCACCAGGAACAGGATCACGTGGTCATCGGGCTGAACCCGGAGGTGATCGTGGGCGATGAGGACTTCGTTGTGCCGCACGATGGCACCGATGGTGGTCCCCTCCGGCAGGTTGATTTCATCCAGTCGCTTGCCGACCACCTTGGAAGAGCGGTGGTCGCCGTGGGCGATGGCTTCAATGGCCTCCGCAGCGCCCCGGCGCAGGGAGTGAACGTTCACCACGTCGCCCCGGCGCACGTGGGTCAGCAGGCTGCCGATGGTGGTTTGCTGGGGCGAGATGGCCACGTCGATGTCGCCACCCTGGATCAGGTCCACGTAATCCGGATTGTTGATCAGCGTGAGCACCTTGCGCGCGCCAAGCCGCTTGGCCAGCAGTGAGGCCATGATGTTGGCCTCGTCGTCGTTGGTGACGGCGCAGAACACGTCGGTGTTCTCGATGTTCTCTTCCAGCAGGATGTCCTTGTTGGCGGCGTTGCCCTCCAGCACCACCGTCTTGCGCAGGTTTTCCGACAGCATCACGCAGCGCTCGTGGTTCCGCTCAAGGAGCTTGACCTGGTACCGGTTCTCCAGCGTGTGCGCCAGGCGCTGGCCGATGTTGCCGCCGCCACAGATGAAAATGCGCTTGTAGTTCTTGACCAGAGGCTGCAACTCGCTCATGACCGACCGGATGTGGTCGGACGCGGCGATGAAGAACACTTCGTCGCCATCCTCGATCACCGTGTCGCCCTGGGGCATGATCGCCCGGTCCTTCCGGAAGATGGCTGCCACCCGGGTGTCGATGCGGGGCATGTGGGTGCGCAGGTACGACAACTCATGGCCGACCAGCGGTCCACCCTTCATGGCCCGGATTGCCACGAGCCGGGTCAGGCCCTTGGAGAATTCGAGCACCTGCAGCGCGCCGGGGTTTTCGATCAGGCGGGTGATGTGCTTGGTCACCAGATGTTCCGGGCTGATGAGGACGTCAATGGGGAAGCCACGCAGGCTGTCGAGGTCTTTCTTCTGGTCCCTCTGGTAGAACAGGTCCGATTTTGCCAGGTAGGCGTTGGCCCGAACCCGGCAGATGGTGGTCGGGGTCTTGTACAGAAGCTTGGCGACCTGGCACGCCACCATGTTGGTTTCGTCGCTGCTGGTGACGGCAATCAGCATGTCGGCGTCTTCCGCTCCGGCCTGCCGGAGCGAGGTCGGATACGACGCCTCGCCCTGGACCGTCCGGATGTCGAGCCGGTCCTGCAACTCGCGTAGCCGGGCACCGTCACTGTCGATGATGGTGATATCGTTGGCTTCGTTCGCCAGGTTTTCGGCCAGTGTGCCACCCACCTGGCCGGCACCGAGAATCAGGATCTTCATGCTTCGGGTTTCTCCAGTACGGCGTAGAAGAAGCCGTCATGGCTGTTCGGATCGGGAAGCAGTTGCCGCCCCGCGCCCATGTCCCGTCCCCATGAAACCTCCGGTTCCACGAGCACGGTCGTGTCCTGCTGTTTACGGAATCGCTGGATTATACGGTGGTTTTCCTGGGGGAACACTGAACAGGTCGCATACACCAGTCGCCCGCCGGGTTTGAGAATAGACCACATGGCCTCCAGCAGGCCAAGTTGAATGCCGGCCAGGGGCACGATGTCCGTTTCCCGCCGCAGCAGCTTGATGTCCGGGTGTCGCCGGATGACACCACTGGCACTGCAGGGTACGTCCAGCAGAATCCGGTCGAAGGCGTTGCCATCCCACCACTGTTCGGTGTTCGCCGCGTCGGCCTGGATCAGGGTGGCTGTCAGGTCCAGCCGGTCGAGGTTCTCCTGCACCCGTGGCAGGCGCGCGGCGGATTCGTCGATCGCCACCACTTCGGCCAGATCGCCGCAGGCTTCCAGAATGGCGCAGGTCTTGCCGCCGGGCGCGGCGCAGGCATCCAGTACCCGCTGGCCGGGACCCAGATCCAGCAGTGTCGTACACAGTTGGGCGGCCTCGTCCTGGACGCTGACGGCGCCATCGGCAAACCACGGCAGGTGCTCCACGGGCACCGGCCGGTCAAGCTGGATACCGAAGGGTGCAAACCGGGTGGGTGCCGCTTCGATGCTCGCCTCGGCCAGCAGGGCCAGGTAATCGTCCCGGCTGAAACGGAGCGCGTTCACCCGCAGCGTCATCGGCGCCTGGGCGTTATTGGCGTCGAGAATTCCTGACCAGTCGTCGGGCCAGTTGTGGCGGAGCTTTTCCACCATCCAGGCCGGGTGGCTGAACCGGTCCGCATCGTTCGCCGGTTCCGGCGCGCCTTCCCGTTCGGCAGCGCGCAGCACGCCATTCACCAGTCCGGTGAGGTGTGGTTTGTCCAGTGCCCGGCAGGCCTCCACGGTCTCATTGAGAATGGCGTAGTTGGCTTGCTCGCTGAACCGGAGCTGAAACAGCGCGACCAGCATCAGGTGGTGAACGATGCGATCGGGCGTGCGCAGTGGTTTTTTCAGTCGGCCCCGCAGCTCGCCGTCAAGGCGGTGGAACCAGCGGCAGGTGCCGTAGCACAGCGCCTGCAGGACCGGGCGTTCGTTGATGGCAAGTCGGGACAGTGCCGGCGGCAGGCACTGGGACAGCGACTGGCCGTTTTCCACTGCCAGCAATACGCCGGCGGCGACGGCCCGCATTGGCTGACCGGAGCCTCCCATCTCAGTGCAACTCCTGGCCGGGCAGCAGAAGCTGTTTGCCGCCGTTGATCAGGTCGCTGGCGCTCTGGGCCCGGGATCCCGACAGTTGCAGGCGGGTGATGCGCAGGGTGCCGGTGCCGCAGGCCACATCAATGCCCTCCCGTTCCCGCCGCAGGACGGTACCCGCAGGCTTCTGGCTGGCCTCGGGGAGGACCGAGGCCGCATGGACCCGGATGCGCTGTTGGTCGAGGTCGGTGTAGGTGCCAGGCCAGGGATTGAACGCCCGAACCAGGCGCTCGATGGTCGCGGCGTCGCCGGACCAGTCGATGTGGCCCTCGTGCTTGCTCAGCTTGTGGGCATAACAGGCGGCATCGTCGTTCTGGGCCTCGCCGGTCAGCTCCCCTTTTTCCAGCAGCCGCAGGGCTTCGACAATGGCATCGCCCCCCAGCGCAGCCAGCCGGTCATGAAGGCTGCCGCCGGTATCACCGGCTTCGATGGCGGTCATGGATTTGAGCAGCATGGCGCCGGTGTCGAGCCCCTCGTCCATCTGCATGATGGTGATGCCGGTTTCGGCATCGCCGGCGGCAATGGCGCGGTGGATCGGCGCTGCGCCGCGCCAGCGGGGCAGCA
Coding sequences within it:
- the trkA gene encoding Trk system potassium transporter TrkA codes for the protein MKILILGAGQVGGTLAENLANEANDITIIDSDGARLRELQDRLDIRTVQGEASYPTSLRQAGAEDADMLIAVTSSDETNMVACQVAKLLYKTPTTICRVRANAYLAKSDLFYQRDQKKDLDSLRGFPIDVLISPEHLVTKHITRLIENPGALQVLEFSKGLTRLVAIRAMKGGPLVGHELSYLRTHMPRIDTRVAAIFRKDRAIMPQGDTVIEDGDEVFFIAASDHIRSVMSELQPLVKNYKRIFICGGGNIGQRLAHTLENRYQVKLLERNHERCVMLSENLRKTVVLEGNAANKDILLEENIENTDVFCAVTNDDEANIMASLLAKRLGARKVLTLINNPDYVDLIQGGDIDVAISPQQTTIGSLLTHVRRGDVVNVHSLRRGAAEAIEAIAHGDHRSSKVVGKRLDEINLPEGTTIGAIVRHNEVLIAHDHLRVQPDDHVILFLVDKSRIRDVEKLFQVGLTFF
- the fmt gene encoding methionyl-tRNA formyltransferase, which encodes MRLVFAGTPDFAATALTALLNTHHTVVGVYSQPDRPAGRGRKLTPSPVKQVALDAGIPVFQPESLKSDAAQQELADLKPDVMIVAAYGLILPKAVLDIPVHGCLNIHASLLPRWRGAAPIHRAIAAGDAETGITIMQMDEGLDTGAMLLKSMTAIEAGDTGGSLHDRLAALGGDAIVEALRLLEKGELTGEAQNDDAACYAHKLSKHEGHIDWSGDAATIERLVRAFNPWPGTYTDLDQQRIRVHAASVLPEASQKPAGTVLRREREGIDVACGTGTLRITRLQLSGSRAQSASDLINGGKQLLLPGQELH
- the glyS gene encoding glycine--tRNA ligase subunit beta, which produces MATQDFLVELGTEELPPKALKPLSDAFTQGIARGLEDAGIEFGKVEAFAAPRRLAVRVRDLSDAQPDKPVEKRGPAVKAAFDDAGNPTRALTGFATSLGVTPDQLDTLETDKGAWVVYRTVEQGKPTVELMPELVEQSLAALPIPKRMRWGAHRTEFVRPVHWVVLLFGNKVIDAPIMGLAPGNKTRGHRFHCPKALIVPTPSDYEVVLKQEGYVIADFAERRELIRAGVAELAEREAGGKAVIDDDLLDEVTALNEWPVPLMGRFEERFLEVPAEALISSMKEHQKYFHVVAADGEMLPLFITVANIDSKDPSQVISGNEKVIRPRLSDAAFFYETDRKTRLEDRIDLLKPIVFQEKLGSIYDKSVRVAALAKKIADAIGSDPALAERAAMLAKTDLVTEMVLEFTDLQGIMGQYYAANDGEAEDVAKALNEQYMPRFAGDDLPTTLTGCAIAIADRLDSLVGLFGINQPPSGTRDPFALRRASLGVLRIIIERELPLDLQTCCQWAEENFAVLTEKNTASTVVDYMLERFRAHYDEQGIGAEVYLAVHARRPTRPLDFDQRVKAVEAFRQLPEAQALAGANKRVSNILTKQGGEQIGEAVDSALLQDPAEQTLADRVDRQAEKVLPLFEQGDYASALRSLASLREPVDNFFDEVMVMAEDEAIRNNRLALLNRLRNLFLRVADISLLPTAG
- the rsmB gene encoding 16S rRNA (cytosine(967)-C(5))-methyltransferase RsmB yields the protein MGGSGQPMRAVAAGVLLAVENGQSLSQCLPPALSRLAINERPVLQALCYGTCRWFHRLDGELRGRLKKPLRTPDRIVHHLMLVALFQLRFSEQANYAILNETVEACRALDKPHLTGLVNGVLRAAEREGAPEPANDADRFSHPAWMVEKLRHNWPDDWSGILDANNAQAPMTLRVNALRFSRDDYLALLAEASIEAAPTRFAPFGIQLDRPVPVEHLPWFADGAVSVQDEAAQLCTTLLDLGPGQRVLDACAAPGGKTCAILEACGDLAEVVAIDESAARLPRVQENLDRLDLTATLIQADAANTEQWWDGNAFDRILLDVPCSASGVIRRHPDIKLLRRETDIVPLAGIQLGLLEAMWSILKPGGRLVYATCSVFPQENHRIIQRFRKQQDTTVLVEPEVSWGRDMGAGRQLLPDPNSHDGFFYAVLEKPEA
- the glyQ gene encoding glycine--tRNA ligase subunit alpha, with protein sequence MTDKATKNTAPDIRTFQGLIMALQNFWAQHGCVVLQPLDMEVGAGTFHPATFLRAIGPETWNAAYVQPSRRPTDGRYGENPNRLQHYYQFQVVLKPSPDNIQELYLDSLKALGLDPLVHDIRFVEDNWESPTLGAWGLGWEIWLNGMEVTQFTYFQQVGGLECYPVTGELTYGLERIAMYLQGVDSVYDLVWTEGPDGVVTYGDVFHQQEVEMSTYNFEHADTDFLFHSFDVHERESARLIDAGLALPAYEQVLKASHTFNLLDARHAISVTERQRFILRVRTLARAVAQAYFDSRRKLRFPLAPEALREEVLAAADAADDKTNGKKGKKSKKVQQEQGNA